The following nucleotide sequence is from Euleptes europaea isolate rEulEur1 chromosome 3, rEulEur1.hap1, whole genome shotgun sequence.
CTTGCTGCTTAGGGCAGAAGGCTAGTATACTTGgcaatatattattttttaaaatgtaatatctATAGCTAAGGAGGTGCTCAACTGGAAAACTCAGTGGACATTTCAAGACTGCAGTGTCactgaaaaaaaattacatgAGCAGTGAGACATTCTACAGGCAGAGCTTCCTGGAGTGGAGACTTATCATCATCATACAGGAACAACTCAGGTGAAGACTAAGGCTAAAAATGCATGGCTGTTACTCCATTCTCCCGTGAATGTAGTGAATCGGTGAGGTTGAAACACATGCCCTTCTCCCACGTGCATGATTAACCCACCTCATATTGCTAGATTTCTGGGCTATCCAAGTCCTGGCTTGCCACGACTTTAATGGAAACGGTGTGCTATTTCCAGGAGTTCGGTGGTGCGTTTTTGTCGCCCGGGTCGACTCCCTGCTGGGAGACTGCCCGGCCCCAACAACAGCAGCAGTGGCTTCTTCCCCCCAACccactcctctctctccccctctcttcccactcccacaccctcctcctcctcccagcaccAGCCGGCATTTAAGCCCACCTCACAGCCTGCAGCCCGGAGCCCGACAATCAGAGGTGAAGCGATGACTCCTTCCAGCACCAATGCCAAACACTTCCAGCTGCCACTGCCTCCCTCCACCCGGTAAACACATTTTGCCCTTATTTTCTGGATTCctatttagccagcatccagaaaacatgcagggagagtgaggcgacctctgacagtcggaaaatgcatgcacaatcaaagcaaagcctcgaagtagttggtggggtgaccgcgaggaaacagcagtgcataaatggccaaagagtctaGACCCTTTTGTTGtgaagatatgcctttccccttatatcttccCAACCAAAGGGGCTAGGGACTTTTCAAACAAGGTAGAAATTCAAGGAACTtgatacacagattgttatatATGTATAATGATGGAAAgatattcaattgccaatttgAAAAAGGTACCTCGGTGGTATGAAGAGGAAGAAATAgctgcagaggaaggggaaacagctgctgtgtggccagGACAGGGAGAATCagaattttcccacccacattgcagccatccaggctttgctgtgatctttcccaaaacttcacaaCAGAGCAAGTTTGACAAAGACTGGAGAAAAGCCATAGAACCCCTGGGAGGTGCATGAAtacaccatgatgctgtggggaagcaggaataaAACCCACTTCCCGACAGCATTgaacccagggcaaataaccTATGTGGAAACGACTTCCACCGAGGCCCATGCTAATGGGAAGCAGATTAGCAACTGTGGATTCTAGAACAGAGTGGGGGCGGGACCAGTTCTTACTAGACTGTTGGAGGATGACAGTTGGCAAATACAAGTGTTTTGCACGCATGAGAGTCTGGCATGTTTGCGACAGGGTGCTGGTACCAAAATGAGGGGCTGGCTGTGGACCATGCTGTGGCTGATTAGGGATGTGAATGGCAGGGGCAAGTTTCAGCCAATAGCGTATCCCCAAATTACCAACCAAACCTTTATCAAGCAGTGCGTGGATGCCCACAACAAGCACCGCTCTGAAGTCAAGCCAACAGCTTCCAACATGCTGTACATGGTGTGCACTGGGAATGGGGATAAGACTATGAGGTAGCAGAGGGTGGAATGTTGCTTGGggtgggagggtgtgtgtgtgagatgaaGACAGTGGGTCTGTGTAACCCAGCAAGCCCATCAACTTGATCCTAGGTTGTGTTCAATGGGACTCGATTTCTATGTACAAGCATGAGCAATATGCAGAGGTTTCCTTCGTGATtgagccccagaatcactgccaccccctgctgccccacaGGTGTGCCCACCCTACTCCTTACTAGGACCACCCTGGGCCCAAGCAGTGGCAGTTGCTTGCTCTTTCTGCCCTGCTTGGGGGAGCTGCGGGTGGTCAGGGGGCCCAGCACAAAGAGGGCTTTCCCAATCTTTCACCTGAGTATTCCCTTCTCCCCGAGAGTCCTCTAACACTTTCCCTgctgtcttttaggcaccagtCCAAAGCATGTTTTTAacctaggcttttaattaaggggttggtcTTTCACCATCATTTTTGTAGCCTGGAAGATAATTTGAAGAGGTGCTTCAAAAAGATTGAGTTTATGCTTTTGTTCATGCTATCTACTTCCATAATATGATATATGGACATAGATATATATTTGAGAAGATATATTTATAGAcatagtttttttgttttgttttattttgcttctttttagaAATTATGAATCCCTTATCAGGGAAgaaattttttaaagtaatacAAGTTAAATAAACTACCTTAAGGCAAGACAGAAATATTTTAGAGAAAATTGCACTTACTTAGGGGGCCAAAGGTTTCTACAGGATGACACATTTCAAGATGGtatgttcttgtgtgtgtttatatctgatgtttgtgttgtgttgtgttatgtAACCTACAGTCACAACATTAAATTCGATTCATTCATTAATTCGCATTTCAGGAGCAGAATAAGTAACTATGTGCAAGTGCCTGGGTTGCTACCAGAATAATCACTAGATAGTGCCAGAGCTTTAGAAAGAAGAGAGATAGAAAACTGAAGGCAAATGACATCCAAAGCAATAACATTCTGTGcaaatgttgcatctgtgtttTTGTATGCATTACTTAAAAGCTGGAAAATAAAAATGTTGTGATTAAAAACTGTACATTATATTTTGCAGACCTGGGATCTGGCTTTAGCTAGAACAGCTAGAGCATGGGGACAGAGATGCATTTTtctacaaaactattttttacaGCACAATGGAAGCGGTCACCCTGATCCTAAATttaatccccctggagaaaatcggtGGATTGCAAACGCTGGAAGAAGACACTTTGATCCTACTCGTTTTATCATGTCATGGTACTCAGAAGTTGCTTTCTACCAGTACCACAACAATACATGTAAAAGCAAATGTCATCATTATACTCAGGTAAAATTTGTTCTTCTCTGCTCAGTCTACAAATCTGGCAGCAAAGCATAAAAAACTGGGATCCTTCTGGTCACCAAATATGTAAAGCAGCTGATATAGAGCGTCTCTAATCCTATTTTTTGTCATAATTATCCAGACTCTGTCACAATGATagtgatttatttacttacaacTGGCTAagttttgaaaggaaaaaaattaacattAGAGTCAAATCTAATAGGGTTACATGAATTGCTGCTAAATATGCCTCAAAAGGatagtttattttattatttatttagaaaatgtatatgttgcATCTCCAAAGACATGCTTGATGTGGCTCACAACTATggtaataaaacaaaacaatttaaacacaaccattaaaaacaaagatTTAACGGAACAAACCATGGCATCTGAGTTCTAACAACAGCCATACAAACGTTGAGCTATCAGCAAATTGCACGAGGGAGTCTTGTAGAATGTGTACACAATGGCAGAGAACCTAGCAAGAAAGGAAAACTTGTGTACTGGGACATTCTCTATGCACATGTGCAGCTTAACCACTGAAAGAGCAGCATGGGCGTGGCTTATTAGTAAGTGCCCCATGGGGCATCTTGCCAACAGTCAAGGGATTCACTTTCCAACAATCAATGGTAGACATGGAGCTCTAAACAGTGATGCCATCTGGAATTTGTGTAAATGGCACCAGAGTGATCTTGGAATACCTCCCAGAAAATAAGCTAGTTTGTCTTTTCCCAAAGTATCAGAGAGTGGCACCTGCCCCTCTCCAAGTGCCCCCTCTTCCCATTTCCTTCTCTTTAAGAAAAACTgacatttaaaagggggggggaatcattgtGCAAGGGACaggattatggttgccaacctccgggtactagctggagatctcctgctattataactgatctccagccgatagagattagttcacctggcaaaaatggctgctttggcaattggactctatggcattgaagtccctcccctccccaaaccctgccttcctcaggctccgcccccaaaacctcctgccagtggcgaaaaaggacctggcaaccctagacaggataGAAGGAGCTGGCAccaggcttccttccttccttatgtaTAATTCTGAATCTGGCTTCAGAATCCAgatcttaaaaacacacacacacacacaatgggaccAGGTACAGATTGGGTatatgtttctgcaaacctgcagggagtgggagggaaataacattttcaaaactcaccaaaagaaaaaacacacaacagaagGTTACAAAAATTGTGTATTTTATCAAAAAGTAAATAATAGATTTAAATAAGCTTATTTTAATATTGCAGACATGATCTTATGCAGATCGAATGTGTAACATTTTCTGCTGGATACTAATAAAGTGAAAATGTGTCTTTGGATAGAATCCTAATTAAGGGGCAAAAAACCAATCAGGgaaaaactggattttagaatGGTAATTATTAGTCCAACTTGCACCTCATTTTGTACAATAAAACTTACTTTTTCACAGGTTGTTTGGGATACATCTCATAAGATTGGATGTGCTATTGTTTTCTGCTATAAACTGGGTCGACACAGAAATGTTGAAAATTTCGTGTGCAATTATGCTCCAAGGTAACTTAAAATAGGTTAAAGAGAACTCGTAATATATCAATCTAAACATGTCTACATATATTCTTTTCAGACCTTCTAAGGAGGTAGAATGAATGGGTATGTGTGAAAGGAAGGTATTGCAGTGACAAGCTCAGTCCCCAGCCTACATGCATCCACTGAAACATATGCATAGAAGCTATGTGAGTACATATGTATTTGCGTACAGCTCTCACCACACTATTAGTATACCTGCTTTTTCCGGGTAGTAATataatcagagttacacccttctaagacttaAGATTAATTTAAGATGTAATTCTAAGGCACTGCTAATCAAGGAGAGATTCCCATATACTCTAAGTGTTTAAATaccacacatgtgcacacacacacattccaatggCAGCATTTGCCATCAAAATCCCATCCTCCCCTATATACATGTTCTTTCTGCCCCTTTAATTGACCTCTGAAAATGCGCACATATTGCATTTTGGAGTATATTTGAACCCCAAACCAAATTACTCATTTATCTTGTGTTAAAAACTTCACACTTTTTTGGGGAATTTGTGGAGTCAAAGGTCACTGTGTTCTATAGTCCTAATGAAAACATACTTTGGCACAAAGCAGAATGTTTCTTTAGCATAAATTCAGTCCTCCCCTTTTACATATTGAGTAACTCCCACCAATATGGTTCCTTTACAAagctataatttttaaaatatttgaaacaACAAAAACTTTGTTTTGAACCTATGCCATTAGACAACAAACATAAGTTTTCATGAATTTTAAATGGAAACAGCTAACATAAACAATTTCTACAGTTTAGGTTCCTTGGGGTAATTTGTACTCCATTAATATGTCTCTCTTTGTGAAGTTAACTTCTCCAGGTTTTTAGGAAGTTGTTCTGGAGGGCAGTATCTCTGCAGAGGCCTTAAACTGGTTCCCTGGGTAGTAAACATCAAGGGGTAGAAAATCTAACTTAATGGCAACTTTAATAGATTTGTGGGGTAGTTTTTCACCCCATgagttttttatttgtttgtttgcctgcAGAAAACCAACTTTAAGTGGTAACTGGTTGTACTTTGGGGACATAGTTTACCACTGTACAGGTAACAAtaaactgatgggggggggggaatttaagcCACTTTTCTCTGCATTCTGCCAACAAAGTGTGACTAGTGGGACCTAATTCACCTCTAGGTTTTCAATGGCAGCTATTGCAATATATATGTTGCAATTTTATCCTACCGTTCCTtaaaagagctcagggtggcatacatgaatttcattttcagtcttctgtgcagcaCCACATATGGGTCTGCGCATCCGCAGGCCTGCCCTTCAGTAGAAGATTTTTCTAGCCTCCTGGATACAGCGGGGGCGCCCCTTCCCCTTGGAACAGTAGTGACGATTCCTTCCCGCCAAAACTGTCACGTGACCAAGGGGGGTGCCCCCTTTCTCCTCAATTCcttttctgccaccattgcaAGTAGAAGCACTTTCCCCTTGCCCTCCAGCATTTTTTCTCCTTCTGATTGTGTGAGTCCATGCCATTTCTATTCCAGAAGTTATAAAGTAATTAtttaattgattttattgttggAATGTatgctgtgagctgccctgagcctggtggCTGGGGAGTGAGAGTGGGTTATCAaactaattaataaataaaaataaaacaattagtACAGTTTGACTTTTTGTTGCTCATTCACTTTTTAGAGTTCTTCCTAGTCTTTTCAGGATTTCACCAACCTGAATTTGCTCTGACTGTTCACCTCTGACTCTAGATAATTTTTGAATCAATTAAATATCACTGGTTCCAGTGATGGGCTCCACTATGTTCCATTGTCAAAACTACCTTGAGGCCAATATGTCACATCTCAAACTTTCTTTTATTTGCTTTAACTTCCATTTCAATCTTTAGCTTTGTTTTGTCTCCTGATATTCTGACAATGTTATTCTTTAGAGGCAATGCCCCAAGACTTCCGTATAAAACAGGAAAGCCATGCAGTGCTTGCCCAGAAGGAGACACTTGCGAAAACAATCTCTGTAGTGAGTATAAAACATTCTCTTGCATGTATTGATATTTCTGCATACATTTGACAAACTACATGCAGAGATTTTGCTGATTAATCTGTTTTTACCTTTTGAGCTTTAATTTCACTGGAAGTTTTAAAAATGGGCACTCTAGTTTCAAGGACAGAGCAGCTTATGTTGCAACAGTGGCAGCCTCGTGCAAGACAAGGGAGGTACATCTTTGTGGCAACGCTATCTGAATTGCTACATATCATTTATGTGTATCTGTGTGCTAAAGCATACATGAATTGCCTCGTGTCCTTCCTCTGCTCTGTGGTTGGCTCTCCCGATATCTTCAATTGCTTTTAAAAGCAGCCACTGAGGTCTGGTTTGGATTGGGGCTCCAGATCTGCCAGATAAGCCTCTGCCACAtacaggttgggtatcccttatccGCATGGTTGTTGTGGCAAAATTTTCTTTGTTGGAAGTGACTTTTTACTCACCTGCCGGAGTGGACTCTGCTTCACGTCTGACTCAAGAAACAGCCAGTGTGCTTATTTGTTAGCTTATCCGTTAGAGagcttgtacatattgtatatatttatatcacACTGTACTGTTTGTTCATGTTTTGCACTGATTTAGACTATTAATACACGTTTGTTATTCTTGTAAGttgtgagcctgccctgtttggtttttacaatattgtattaacagtggttttgagtcctttggttgaacctccaggtagtagctggagatctcctgctattacaactgatctccagcctatagagatcagttcacctggagcaaatggccgccctggcaattggactccatggcattgaagtccctcccctccccagactccgccctcctcaggctcctgccattggcaaagagggacctggcaaccctagacctaagTCAAAACatgaaatttatttatgttttaaatatGCTTTATATACACCTTAGACACATAGCATGAATGTAATTTTTAATAATTGTGTGTATATTGAAGCATCAGAAAGCAcattggcatgctgctgagggcctgtgagtaatgcctacatgccagctcaaaagatctggttttcaggtcagtccggatatcggatgtccagataagggatattcaatcTGTACTATTTCCTTGGAAGAAATTAGCATATGAACTGCTTTAAGCCCAAATAGGTAAAACAGAGGCTGCATTGGTTTGGCTCACCAACTGACACTGCTGAGCCCATGCAATATTCTAGGCTAGTTCAAACCTTAATTAAGTGCACTCACAttccattcctgagcttttcggCGGCCGG
It contains:
- the LOC130474817 gene encoding glioma pathogenesis-related protein 1-like, producing MRGWLWTMLWLIRDVNGRGKFQPIAYPQITNQTFIKQCVDAHNKHRSEVKPTASNMLYMTWDLALARTARAWGQRCIFLQNYFLQHNGSGHPDPKFNPPGENRWIANAGRRHFDPTRFIMSWYSEVAFYQYHNNTCKSKCHHYTQVVWDTSHKIGCAIVFCYKLGRHRNVENFVCNYAPRGNAPRLPYKTGKPCSACPEGDTCENNLCRNPQRDNIKRYTRWFPPWEGRIVCDKSCIAVAVLRPSLMFLAFGVAFYLHRHHPDLCLQNECI